DNA from Thermococcus bergensis:
GGAGGGAAAAGAATGATTTATGAAGGTGAATATAAGGGCGAAGGCTTGAAAATAGGTATAGTTGTAAGCAGATTTAATGATTTGCTGACTAAGGAGCTTTTAGATGGAGCATTGGACTGTCTTAAGAGACATGGTGTCAAAGATTTAGACATCTTTAAGGTTCCTGGAGCATTTGAAATCCCATTTATCACAAAAGAACTAGCAAAAAAAGAGAAATACGATGCGATTTTAGCGTTAGGAGCTGTCGTTAAAGGAGAAACGTATCACTTCGATTTGGTTGCCAATGAAGTTGCAAAAGGAGTAGCCCATATAAACTTAACCTACGAAACTCCTGTAATATTTGGTGTTATAACCGTTGATGATGGGTTGCAAGGATTAGATAGAGCTGGAATAAAGTCAAATAAAGGTTTTGAATATGCTTTAGCTACTTTAGAGATGGCAAATTTAAGAAAGAAAATAAAAAACATTTAGTTTTTGTTTTTTATTCCTATCCTAAACCCATCTCCAGAGTCAAGGACTCCAACCGCCAAAACTGGATGGGCGAACTTTAATTTTAAAACCCTCTCAGCCAGCTCCTCCTCATCGCCAAAGTCTAAGCTCAGGGTTTCAATGCCCTCAACATTGTATGTAGCGGTGAAAAATGCCCTTCCTTCCTCAAGCTCAACTTTTTTCACCCAAAGCTCATCCCTTCCAGCGAAGCCCAAAAAAGCCTTATCTTTATACTTTTGTATCACTCCCCCAATCCTTGGCGTATTCAAGGTATCTCTCTCATAATCCATAGCATCCAAAATGTGAATTAGGGCCTTTTTTGGCTTTTCCCACTCCAAAGCTTGAGCAATGAACGTTGTGTGAGAGCCATTGCTAACCACTGCATAGTCCTTGAAAATTTTCACGGCTGTGTAGCTCACATATGGATTGTTTGTCTCCGTTATATTTATCACCTCAACTTCGTCTCCCCTAAGTTTTGCTGTTCTATTGGGAAAAGAGCGAGAACTAACACGATAGAAAGCGAAAGGTTTACCCTCTTTTAATCCAACGCCAACCATTCTCCCAACGTATCTCATGTTATCACCTCATCCAAGCGGTTCTCATCTAACGCTAAGCGAATCTCTTTGGCAACCCTTTGACCCATCATAATCTCCTCGCCCCAATAAAGTGAGGAATACCA
Protein-coding regions in this window:
- the ribH gene encoding 6,7-dimethyl-8-ribityllumazine synthase, which produces MIYEGEYKGEGLKIGIVVSRFNDLLTKELLDGALDCLKRHGVKDLDIFKVPGAFEIPFITKELAKKEKYDAILALGAVVKGETYHFDLVANEVAKGVAHINLTYETPVIFGVITVDDGLQGLDRAGIKSNKGFEYALATLEMANLRKKIKNI
- a CDS encoding IMP cyclohydrolase, with amino-acid sequence MRYVGRMVGVGLKEGKPFAFYRVSSRSFPNRTAKLRGDEVEVINITETNNPYVSYTAVKIFKDYAVVSNGSHTTFIAQALEWEKPKKALIHILDAMDYERDTLNTPRIGGVIQKYKDKAFLGFAGRDELWVKKVELEEGRAFFTATYNVEGIETLSLDFGDEEELAERVLKLKFAHPVLAVGVLDSGDGFRIGIKNKN